Sequence from the Acidobacteriota bacterium genome:
CCAACGTGGCGATTGATCCTGCCGCGTTCACGCTCGTCGTCCCGGCCGACGCGCAGCCCATGTCGCTCGACGAACTTCGCCAGATGGGACCGCTGGCCGACAGGACGCCGGGCGGAGGGAGTCGATGATGGCAATGCCTCCGGACATCCGTGTTCGCGCGCACGCCAAGATCAACCTGACGCTGCACGTGCGAGGCACGCGCGATGACGGGTACCACGACCTGGAGACGGTCTTTCAGTCGCTGGCGCTGCACGATACCCTGACGTGCCGGCTGCGTCCGGGCCCCTTCGGCATTCGCTGTGATGATCCCGGTGTGCCCACCGACGGACGCAACCTGATCTGGCGCGCCGCGCAGAGGCTCTGGGAGCGACTTGGACATCAGGGGCCCGTGCGGGGCGCGGAGATCGTGCTAGCCAAACAAATCCCCATGCAGGCCGGCCTCGGTGGAGGAAGCGCCGACGCCGCGGCGGCGCTGGTGGCGCTCGCGCGCGCCTGGGCCGCCGATCGTGCTGTCGATCTCGCAGCGGCGGCGGCGCAGGTCGGCGCGGACGTGCCGTACTTCCTGATCGGCGGATCCGCTCTGGGATTGTCGCGGGGCGACGATCTCTATCCCTTGCCGGACCTGCCGCCGTATCAGGTTGTGCTGGGACTGCCCGCGTTTGGCGTGTCGACGGTCGACGCCTACGGGTGGTTCGATCGTGACGAGGCCGGACCGGGCCGGACTCGCGAGGCGAGTATGCCCGGGATTCCCGCCTGGCCTGGCCGCCCGCTGGTCGTCGCCAATGACCTGGAGGCTCCCGTCGCCCGCCGCCATCCCGACATCGGCAGACTCCGCGACGCGCTGCTCAGGGCAGGCGCCGCGGCGGCCGCGATGACGGGCAGCGGGTCGGCGGTGTTCGGCTTGTTCGACACGGTCATCCAGGCGCGTCGCGCGGCGCGGATTCTGGCCGGCACTGGCGCGGTCGCCCTGGTCACCAGGACCGTCGGCCGGCGAACATGCCGGTCAGGGTCGCGGAAGGTCGCGCGTTAGGCGGCCGGCGCGCTTCGCCCTTGTGCCAGCAGGCGCCAATCGTATACACTTTTTGTTTGCGTCATCACCGCTCCGGCCACGCCTAGCGGTTCATTCCTTGCCACGCGATCGCGATCACGAGTTCTGACGCCGGGCAGGTGTCAGCCGACGCGGGCGGGAAGCGCGGGACCGATGCGTGGGATGCGGTGGTCGGCGACGGTCGGGGCGAGTCGAGATGTTGGGGCGTCGCCAAGCTGGTAAGGCACGGGACTTTGGATCCCGCATCCGAAGGTTCGAATCCTTCCGCCCCAGCCAGCCTGGTTGATCGAGGGAGCGCGAAGCCGAGAGGCCATGCCGAGATGAAACTCTTTTCGGGCAGTGCGCATCCTGAACTCACTCGGGAAATTGCCGAGTTCCTTGGCCTTCCGGTTGGCCAGGCCAAGCTGCGGCGGTTCCCCGACACGGAAGTGTCGTTCCAGATCGACGAGAACATCCGCGGCACGGATGTCTTCGTGGTGCAGCCGACGTCGCCGCCGGTTGACGAGCACATCATGGAACTGCTCGTCATGATCGACGCGTTCCGCCGCTCGTCGGCGGCGCGCATCACGGCGGTGATTCCGTATTACGGCTACGCGCGGCAGGACCGGAAAGACAAGCCCCGCGTGCCGATTTCGGCGAAGCTGGTGGCGAACATCCTCGGCGCGGCCGGGACCAATCGCGTGCTGACGATGGACCTGCACAAGGCGCAGATCCAGGGGTTCTTTGACATTCCGGTGGATCACCTGTTCGCCGCTCCGGTGATCATCGACCACCTGTCCCGGCAGGGGTTTCAGAACCTGACCATCGTGTCCCCGGATGCGGGCGGCGCCGAACGGGCCCGGGCGTATGGCAAGCGTCTCGGTGCGGATCTGGCGATTATCGACAAACGCCGGTCGCCTGAAGACGGGCACGCGGAAGTGATGAACGTGGTCGGCGATGTGGAAGGCCGGACGTGCCTCATTCAGGACGACATCGTCGATACCGCCGGCACGATGCAGAACGCGGCGCAGGCCCTGATGGCCAACGGCGCGGAACGGGTGTGGGCGTGCGCGGTGCACGGGCTGTTTTCGGGGCCGGCGATAGCTCGAATCGAGCAGTCGGCGATTGAGAAGTTTGTCGTCACCAACACGATCCCGATCGGTGGCGACAAGGCGAAGTGCAACAAGATCGTGACGTTGTCGGTGGCCCGGCTGCTCGGCCAGGCCATCCGCAGCATCCATGAAGAGACGTCGGTATCATCGTTGTTTGTGTAGGTCGACCGGCCGCCGTCCGGGTGGGCCCGCGCGGCGAGAGAAGCAAGGATTGAAGGTATGGAAGCCAGACTGGAAGCGGTAAAGCGAGAATCGTTCGGCAAGAATGAGGCGCGTCGCCTGCGGGTCACCGGCCGCATCCCAGGCGTACTGTACGGCGGCACGTTGGCAGGGGGGAAGCGACAGGCCACGTCGATCGCGGTGGACCCGAAGGCGCTGTCCGGCATTCTGCACTCCGATTCGGGCGTGAACACGCTGATTGGGCTCAAGGTCGGCGACGAGGACGTGCGGGTGCTCGTCAGGGAATATCAGCTCGATCCGGTCACCCACAAGCTGCTGCACGTGGATTTCTACCGCATCGCCATGGACAAGCTCCTGACGGTCACGGTGCCCGTGATCTGCAAGGGCGAGCCGAAGGGCGTCAAGCAGGAGGGCGGCCTGCTCGACATCGTGCACCGCGAGGTCCAGGTCGAGTGCCTGCCGTCCGACATTCCCGAGCACATCGAGATTGACGTGACCGAACTGATGCTCGGCCAGGCCATTCGCCTGAGGGACGTGGCGACGAATCCGAGGTGGACGGCGGTCGGCGATCTCGACATCATGCTCGTCCACGTGATCTCGCCGCGCGTGGTGGTCGAGCCGACCCCGACTGATGTGGTGGCGGCGGCGGCGGCGACGCCTGCGACTCCGGCCGAGCCCGAGGTCATCAAGAAGGGCAAGGTCGAGAAGGCTAAGGAAGAGAAGGAGTAGTCGCGGCAACGAAGAGCCGCACGCCTGCTGTGAAGCTGATCGTCGGTCTTGGCAATCCGGGGCGAAGCTACCACGGGACACGGCACAACGTCGGGTTCGCGGTCGCCGACCAGTTGGCGCGCCGGCGCGAAGTGGCGTTCGAGCAGGCCCGGGCCAACGCACTGACGGCTCGCGTCGGAACGGGTGCCGCGACGCTGTTCTTCGTCAAGCCGCTCACGATGATGAATCTGAGCGGCGAGGCCGTGGGCGAGTTGGCGCACTTCTACAAGATCGACCCGTCGGACATCATCGCGGTGGCCGACGATGTCAACCTGCCGCTGGGGCGATTGCGCCTGCGCGGCAGCGGATCGGCGGGCGGGCACAACGGGTTCCGTTCGATCATCGCGTGCCTGGGTTCGGACCTGTTCCCGCGGCTGCGCGTCGGAGTGGGGCGCGGCGATCCGCGCCGCGATCTGGCGGACCACGTGCTCGCGCGGTTCGATCCGGATGAGACAGAGGAAGTCGAGCGCGCGATTGCCCGGGCTGCCGACGCCGTGGACACGTTCCTCGCGGAGGGCATCAAGGCAGCCATGAATCGGTTCAACCGGGCGGAGGATTCCGCCCCCTAACTCCTTGCCATCCGCCTTCGCCGCTTCGCGGCTATGGCGAGATGGCCGACACTGGCCAGAAGGAGCAGCATGAGTCAGAAGCGACTGTACGAACTGATCTACATCGTGTCGCCCGACGCGACCGAGCAGGCGGTCACCGATCTGCATACGCAGGTCGAGTCGATCGTCACCCGGCTGCAGGGCGAGATGGTGAAGACCGAGAACTGGGGACGCCGGCGCCTGGCGTACCACATCGGCAGGCACCGCGAGGGCACCTACGTGCTCGAAGT
This genomic interval carries:
- a CDS encoding ribose-phosphate pyrophosphokinase, yielding MKLFSGSAHPELTREIAEFLGLPVGQAKLRRFPDTEVSFQIDENIRGTDVFVVQPTSPPVDEHIMELLVMIDAFRRSSAARITAVIPYYGYARQDRKDKPRVPISAKLVANILGAAGTNRVLTMDLHKAQIQGFFDIPVDHLFAAPVIIDHLSRQGFQNLTIVSPDAGGAERARAYGKRLGADLAIIDKRRSPEDGHAEVMNVVGDVEGRTCLIQDDIVDTAGTMQNAAQALMANGAERVWACAVHGLFSGPAIARIEQSAIEKFVVTNTIPIGGDKAKCNKIVTLSVARLLGQAIRSIHEETSVSSLFV
- the ispE gene encoding 4-(cytidine 5'-diphospho)-2-C-methyl-D-erythritol kinase, with protein sequence MMAMPPDIRVRAHAKINLTLHVRGTRDDGYHDLETVFQSLALHDTLTCRLRPGPFGIRCDDPGVPTDGRNLIWRAAQRLWERLGHQGPVRGAEIVLAKQIPMQAGLGGGSADAAAALVALARAWAADRAVDLAAAAAQVGADVPYFLIGGSALGLSRGDDLYPLPDLPPYQVVLGLPAFGVSTVDAYGWFDRDEAGPGRTREASMPGIPAWPGRPLVVANDLEAPVARRHPDIGRLRDALLRAGAAAAAMTGSGSAVFGLFDTVIQARRAARILAGTGAVALVTRTVGRRTCRSGSRKVAR
- a CDS encoding 50S ribosomal protein L25, translated to MEARLEAVKRESFGKNEARRLRVTGRIPGVLYGGTLAGGKRQATSIAVDPKALSGILHSDSGVNTLIGLKVGDEDVRVLVREYQLDPVTHKLLHVDFYRIAMDKLLTVTVPVICKGEPKGVKQEGGLLDIVHREVQVECLPSDIPEHIEIDVTELMLGQAIRLRDVATNPRWTAVGDLDIMLVHVISPRVVVEPTPTDVVAAAAATPATPAEPEVIKKGKVEKAKEEKE
- the pth gene encoding aminoacyl-tRNA hydrolase — its product is MKLIVGLGNPGRSYHGTRHNVGFAVADQLARRREVAFEQARANALTARVGTGAATLFFVKPLTMMNLSGEAVGELAHFYKIDPSDIIAVADDVNLPLGRLRLRGSGSAGGHNGFRSIIACLGSDLFPRLRVGVGRGDPRRDLADHVLARFDPDETEEVERAIARAADAVDTFLAEGIKAAMNRFNRAEDSAP